The Pseudomonas sp. KU26590 genomic sequence CATACCCGGGTTTGAGGTGGTGGTGGCCGGGTCGATCTGGCCGGGTCGGGGGAGTTGTTGCTCACTGGCCGGGAAGGTAACAGGAAGGTGACCGGATGGATTCACCCGGCCAAACAGTGCGCCGGCAATCGCCGGCCCACCGCCTGAACCCGGATACCATGCGGCCAGCACCGCCGAAACCTTATCAAGCCACGGCATCAGCACAGGGCCACCGCTCTGGAGCACCACGATAGTTTTGGGGTTCACTGCAGCGAGTGCTTCGATCAAAGCGTCCTGATCATCTGGCAACCCCAGCCCCTTGGCATCAAGCGCTTCAGAGCGCCACTCCTGGGCGAAGATAACAACTGCGTCTGCGATACGCGCTTGCGCGACGGCAACCGCCTTGTCGGTGCCGTCAAGAAAATCTACCTGTTGCGCAGCGCTTTCTTCGCGGATGGCCTGGAGCGGCGAGGAGGGCTGGTAGACCTTATTAACCTGCATGCCCATGATGTCGGTACCGGGCAGCGACAGACTACCGATAGGCGTCACGCAGGAAGAGCCGCCGCCACACAGCACCCCATGATCGGCGTGCGCACCAACAACCAGTAACCGCTTGGCACGTTGGGGCAACGGTAGCGCGGCATCAGTATTTTTCAGCAGCACGATACCTTCTTCAGCTTGGCGTTGCGCAACGAGTCTGTGATGGCTGTAATCAATTGGTTGGGGCAGGGCGGTAGGTTGGTCGAGAGCGCCTACTGAGATCAGGCTGCGCAGGATTCGCGTGACCATGTCATCAATGCGGCTTTGAGGAACGTGACCATCGGTCACTGCTTGACGCAGTGCTTGGCCAAAGTAGTGGGCGTCATCCAGGTTAGCGCCAGACTGCACATCCAGTCCTGCGAGCGCGGCCTTGATCGTTGAGTGGGTGGCCCCCCAGTCGGACATCACCCATCCGGGATAGCGCCAATCACGCTTTAGCACTTCGTTCAGCAGGAATGCATTCTGCGAAGCGTATTCGCCGTTGATGAGGTTGTAGCCAGGCATGATTGAGCCCGGTTGGCCGATTTCGATAGCGAGCTGAAAAGCCAGGAGGTCCGATTCACGCAGCGCGGCTTCACTCAGGTTAGAGCTGACCATCACTCGGCCGGTTTCCTGAGCGTTGACGGCAAAGTGCTTGAGTGTCGAGACTACGCCTTCTGACTGGATCCCTGCGATGGAGTGACCGGCGATGACGCCGGTGAGCAGAGGGTCTTCCGAGACGTATTCGAAATTGCGCCCGCCGCGGGGTTCTCGAATCAGATTTGCGCCCCCAGCCAGCTGTACGTTGAAGCCTTTGGATCTGGCTTCACGCCCTACGAGTGCGCCTGATTCGAACGCTACCTCAGGATTAAACGTCGCGCCGAGCAGCAGCGAGCTAGGCAAACCGGTGGCGTGATCACCCGGGCGGACATCGGCCAGGTTACCGACGCCCAGGCTCGCATCCGATTGCTGCATGGGCGGGATGCCAAGCCGTGGAATGCCTGGAAAGAAACCGGCCGATCCCAAAGCGCCTTCAGGCTTTTCAGTATCGCCCAAGGGAATAGCCATCGGGCCGGACAGCCATGAAAACTTTTCGTCATCGGTCATTTGCGCCACCAATACGCGCGCTTGTTCATCGGCGTTCTGGTCGTGCAGTTCGGCTGTGCTAGTCACGTCAGTGCCCCGTAATGGATATACGGTTCTGAGTGGTGTCTGGCTTGGGGGTTCCCAGCGATGTCCCTCAGCCTCCGACAGAGTGACTGCCTGCAGGGCGAGAGACATGACCCTCTGGCGTTGGCATCCTGACACACGATTTAATAGAGCCAGCGCAATGAAGGCTGGTTGCTTGGCAGCGCTTGCACCCGAATCCACTTATGGACGAGGTTGCGTTGATGCCCTGGCTCAGTGCGACGCTGGCAATCGAGGCGCCGGGCTGGGCGCACTCTTGGATACCCTGGGCATTGAAGTGGTGATACGTACATGTATCTAAAAGATGTCCTCACGCGCCTGCAGACGCAGCGCGCGAGTGGAATCGATCAACTGCTGCCGCATAGGTGGCAGCCGATCTAGTCACGCAAAGCGTGATGGCAGCACATAGCCAGGAGCGTGTTGTCCATAGCCATCAGCTCATTAAGACGCGCGTCGACTTTCCAGAATAGAGAAAAAGGACATGCCGGCCAGCATGGCTAAAAAGAATATGAGGGCTTGCCAATGCCAGGTAAGTAAAAGCGCGACGGCTGGCCCAGGGCAGATTCCCGCAATTCCCCACCCTATACCGAACAACAGGCTGCCACCCATCAAGCGTGCGTCCAACTCGTTTTTCAATGGTAACTGCATGCGGGCTCCCAGCAAGGATTGCCTTTTTTTACGCGCCCAATTTAGAGGGATGACCGCTACTGAGATGGCCCCTCCCATAACCAGTGCGAGTGACGGATCCCAGGCCCCAGCCACATCAAGAAAGGCCAATACCTTAGCGGGGTTCGCCATGCCTGCCAGTAGCAGACCCAATCCAAATATCAAGCCTGCAAAAAATGCAGCCAACTTGATCATCTTTAAACTCCCAGCACATGGCGACTGCCGTATACCGTCGCAAATCCAGTAGTCATAAAGCACGCCGTTGCTACGATGGAGCGAGGTGATAGTCGGGATACCCCACATACTCCGTGGCCGCTCGTACAGCCCGAACCGTAACGCGTTCCCACGCCAACGAGCAGACCCGCTACGACGAGGGCAGGCCACTCTGCATTAATCTCTATCGTTGGCAAGACAGTGAATGCTCCCCACAGCAATGGCGAAATCACCAGGCCAAGCAGAAATAATGCTTTCTCGCTCCAGCCTTCACTGGCAAATTGCATCACGCCTCCAAGCAAGCCGCTGATGCCTGCGATACGGCCATTTGCGAGAACGAACAAGCTGATGGCCGTTCCTATCAAGGCTCCACCGCCCAATGAAGTCCATGGCGTGAAGTTGATCCAATCAATGCTCATTTTGTATCTCCTGCACAAAGGGGCCGTTAAAGGACGTTGATAAGCGAAGCATAATCACAGGCATAAATACCATTCGTACGGCTCGGGGTATCTGCGGGGGAAAATTCCCTGAGGCCAGACAGAAAGCGGTGATTAAACAAGATGTCGTTGGCAGATGCTTACTTTGCCAACGCAAAAAATGTAGCTGGTATTACTGATCCAATCGATCTAGCGGGTCGTCATGGCTGCCTGTGCAATGAGGATCCCAAGGGTAGTTCTTCAAGAAACAGGCTTAAGACAAACGCCATTACGGCTGCAGCCGCCGCGCCCAGGAATACTGGATGCAGTGCATTGGCGAATGCAGACAGCATTGACTGACGCACCGTGTCCGGCGCAGAGGCGATGGCGTTCAAGCTGAACGCGCTCACGTGCACACCGGTTGCAGCGATAGCACTCAGCCCAGAGGCGAGTCCCGTTGCGAAAACCGCTCCAAATACCGATACGCCAAGCGACCCACCGATTTGCCGGAACATACTGGAGCTCGCCGTTGCAATGCCGACCATGGCTCCCTCCACTGCATTCTGGGTAGCGGTGATACCGACACTCTGAACGGGGCCAATCCCGGCTCCTACCATCGTCAGATAAACTGCTACGCGCCAAGTGGGTGTATCCAACTGCATCAGCCCCAGACACAGCAAGCCTGCGGCCATGACTGCAGTCGCCACTACCGGAAGATATTTGTAGCGACCGGTCTTGGTGACTAGCCAGCCGGACAGCGTTGCGGACACGATCATGCCCCCCATCATGGGCAGCAGCTGTAACCCTGACTGCGTTGGACTGACGCCTTTGACCGTCTGCAAATACAAGGGGATAAAAGTAGTGCAGCAGAACATGCCCATAGCGACCAAGGCACCGATACTGC encodes the following:
- a CDS encoding beta-glucosidase family protein produces the protein MTSTAELHDQNADEQARVLVAQMTDDEKFSWLSGPMAIPLGDTEKPEGALGSAGFFPGIPRLGIPPMQQSDASLGVGNLADVRPGDHATGLPSSLLLGATFNPEVAFESGALVGREARSKGFNVQLAGGANLIREPRGGRNFEYVSEDPLLTGVIAGHSIAGIQSEGVVSTLKHFAVNAQETGRVMVSSNLSEAALRESDLLAFQLAIEIGQPGSIMPGYNLINGEYASQNAFLLNEVLKRDWRYPGWVMSDWGATHSTIKAALAGLDVQSGANLDDAHYFGQALRQAVTDGHVPQSRIDDMVTRILRSLISVGALDQPTALPQPIDYSHHRLVAQRQAEEGIVLLKNTDAALPLPQRAKRLLVVGAHADHGVLCGGGSSCVTPIGSLSLPGTDIMGMQVNKVYQPSSPLQAIREESAAQQVDFLDGTDKAVAVAQARIADAVVIFAQEWRSEALDAKGLGLPDDQDALIEALAAVNPKTIVVLQSGGPVLMPWLDKVSAVLAAWYPGSGGGPAIAGALFGRVNPSGHLPVTFPASEQQLPRPGQIDPATTTSNPGMPRIGDIIPIDYDIEGSDVGYRWFAREGLAPLFPFGYGLSYTRFELSECRITRREPLTITADVENTGERDGAIAVQVYVQKLGTSGFAKRLAGFQKVFLKAGERAAVEIKPEPRILAQYDTGSFEIRSGDYKMWVARDANDEAIGLDYSIP
- a CDS encoding DUF6691 family protein, with protein sequence MIKLAAFFAGLIFGLGLLLAGMANPAKVLAFLDVAGAWDPSLALVMGGAISVAVIPLNWARKKRQSLLGARMQLPLKNELDARLMGGSLLFGIGWGIAGICPGPAVALLLTWHWQALIFFLAMLAGMSFFSILESRRAS
- a CDS encoding YeeE/YedE family protein, producing the protein MSIDWINFTPWTSLGGGALIGTAISLFVLANGRIAGISGLLGGVMQFASEGWSEKALFLLGLVISPLLWGAFTVLPTIEINAEWPALVVAGLLVGVGTRYGSGCTSGHGVCGVSRLSPRSIVATACFMTTGFATVYGSRHVLGV